Genomic window (Paenibacillus sp. 37):
AGAACAATAACGGTACGATGGTGCTCGGGAAGCTTGTTGATCGCATCCTGAATGTCCTGGGCCACATATGTAGACATGACCTCGTACTCCACATCCTGATTATCCTGAAAAACCATGTCATGTTCGTCAATGGAGACGGACGGCTTGGTTCTTCTGAATTTATCAATACAGATGTTCGTGACGATGCGTTGTACCCATGTTTTGAATTGGGCCTTTTCTTCGTATGAATTGATTTTGGTGTAAATTCGGATCAACGCTTCCTGAGCAGCATCCAAAGCGTCCTGTTCATTATTTAGAATGTAATATGCGGTCCGATAGACATGTTGTTCAATCTCCCGCAATAGGGTAATTAGAGCGTCGCGATCGCCCGATTGAGCGGCTCTGATGAGTTCCGGCTCTACCACAAAGGATCCCCCTCTCCCTGCAACCTTACAGACGTGATCATCAATAAAATTGTTGCAAAGTTAAGTATTTTTTAATTTGCCATAACAAAATAACGGCGTATGTATTAGGGCCGCTGAAATCTTCTCTTAGAATAACAGAAATTGCATAACGAGTCACCAAACGTATCCAAAAGCGATTCCATTACTTACACGACTCAATTCAAATGCAATGGCATACATTATAGATAAGCACTTTTTTGGTTCCTAAAATAAAAAAAGTCGAAATTTGTCCAAATTTAAGCTGATTTTAATGCAA
Coding sequences:
- a CDS encoding RNA polymerase sigma factor: MVEPELIRAAQSGDRDALITLLREIEQHVYRTAYYILNNEQDALDAAQEALIRIYTKINSYEEKAQFKTWVQRIVTNICIDKFRRTKPSVSIDEHDMVFQDNQDVEYEVMSTYVAQDIQDAINKLPEHHRTVIVLRYLQDLSYNEIADCLDLPLNTVKSYLFRARQQLQNLLQEYQKGGVTG